The window GAAAGGTCGATGCGATCAGACGTTGTTGATAAAACAGCTGCTGTTGCTGGTAGACCAGGCCCAGTGACTGATTGTTACAAAGCACAACTTTAAGGTTCAAATCCTCTTCGGCAATCAACGCAAGTTCCTGAATATTCATGAGCAGGCTGCCATCACCGGTAAAGCACACCACCGTCGCGTCAGGATGTTCCAGCGCAACACCTATCGCAGCGGGAAGTCCAAAGCCCATGGTTCCCAGTCCGCCCGAAGTCAACCACTGCCGTGCTCGATTGAACGGAAAACACTGTGCTGCCCGCATCTGATGCTGCCCCACATCCGTGGTGATAAAGACGTCAGCTGTAGCACTCAGTGCCTTGGCCGTTTGAACGAAAGGGCCATAGGGTGAACAGGCGCGATCCACATCCTCCCATTCAAGCGGATGCTGCTCTTTCAGGCTTTCCACCCGCTGCAACCACTCAACCCGCTTTCGCTCAGGCAGCAGTGGCAGCAAGGCATCCAGCGCCTGCTTCAAATCCGCAGTTATGGAAATTTCGGGCTGTCTCAGTTTGCCAATCTCCGAGCGATCAATATCGATGTGCACGACCTTTGCATGCGGACAAAATGCCTCGATCTTGCCCGTAGCGCGGTCATCAAAGCGCACGCCCAATGCAATCAGGCAATCACACTCATCCAGAAGAAGGTTCGTATAGCGCGCCGCATGCATGCCCAGCATGCCAATGAAACGAGCGTGGTCGGTAGGCAAAACACCCAAGCCCATCAGACTCGAAGTTGTCGGAAGATGCAGACGATCCACCAGTTCCCCAATCTCCGCATGTGCGCCAGAATGTACTGCACCTCCACCGATGTAGAGGATGGGTTTTTGCGCATGCAAAATACAGTTTGCCGCGCGCTCGAGCAACTCCGGTGCAATGGGGTCTGGCTGGTGCGGTGGCTGGGGTTCTGGCCAGACATCAACCTCAATGATCTCGTTTTGAACATCCTTGGGAACATCAATCCATACTGGACCCGGGCGACCCTCGGCTGCGATGCGGAACGCTTCCGGAATCACCTCCAGCAGCTCGCGAGCCGAGCGCACGAGGTAATTGTGCTTTGTGATCGGAACACTCAAACCATAGGTATCAATTTCCTGGAAGGCGTCCGTACCAATGAGCGCCTGCGGAACCTGCCCGGTAATGCAGATGATCGGAACTGAGTCCAGGCGCGCATCGGCAACCGCAGTCAGGGCATTCGTCGCACCCGGACCTGAGGTCGCAAAAAACACGCCGACCTTTCCAGTCGAGCGCGCCTGCCCCTGCGCGATAAATCCGGCACCTTGCTCATGTCTGGCAAGGATGTGACGAATGGATCGGTTTGCCGCCAATGCATGGTACATTGGCAAGTTTGCTCCACCCGGGATTCCGGCAATGCGTTCAATGCCGTGAATTTCGAGCAGTTTGATGATGATGGCTGCACCACTGATTTTCATGATGTTTCATTACTGAGTTTGTGCCGGTTGAAGGCGGGTGCGGGCCATGATCTCTACCCAAACAAAAACCCGCCGTTCTGTGCCGGCGGGTTTTGGTTTAAGAAAATTTTGCTTCCGAAATTCTACCGCGCAGACACAACGTTGGTCACGACGACCACCACATTGACCACCACGAGGCGAATCACATTGAGCATGTGGAAAGAGTTGCGGTCAGATTGCATTGCTTGGTAAAATAAAATTCTTTCGGAATGGAGCACTGCTCCACGTAGCTGGAAACCCTTCTGACACAAGAAACGACTCCAACGCAAGTCCCGAATTGATTATTTCACGATTTTTCAACCCGATACTGACATCAGCAGCATGATCATCGCAGAACTCTCGGCCAATCACGCCCAAGACGAACGTCGGGCACATCAATGGATTGACGCGGCAGCCGAGGCAGGTGCAGACGCCATCAAGGTGCAGACCTACACCCCCGACACACTGACGTTTTGCTCAAACCAGCCACCTTTCGTCATCGAAGATCAGGCGCTGTGGAGCGGGCGAAGCTTATGGGATCTCTACGAAGAAGCGCATACACCCTGGCAATGGCAACCCGAACTCAAAGCGCACGCCGAAGAACGCGGACTGCAGTTCATCGCTTCAGTCTTTGATTTCAGCTCGATTGAATTCTGGCAAAAGCACCAGCTTCAAATCTACAAAATCGCATCAGCCGAACTGATCGATCTTCCCCTGCTCAAAGCAGTCGCGGCCACTCATCAGCCGATCATCCTGTCGACGGGAATGGCTAGCCTTGATGAAATTGACGAGGCTGTCGCAACGCTGCAGCGCGCAAATTCATCCATCGATCTCACTTTGCTCAAATGCTCGAGCGCGTATCCGGCTCCGGTGGAGTCCATGAATCTCGCTGGCATTCAAACCCTTCGCAGTCGATACGACCTGACCGTTGGATTATCAGACCACTCGATGGAACATGCCATCGCGGTTGCTGCCGTCGGCCTGGGAGCGACGGTCTTTGAAAAACACTTGAAACTGCCGGACGGTCCACCCTCCCCGGACGATGCGTTTTCCCTCACCCCCGAGGAATTCCGCGAATGGACCTGCCTCATACGCACCGCACTCAAAGCTCTCGGCTCAGGCGAACTCAAACCCAGCGAATCCGAACGCTCCACCCTGCCGTTTCGACGCTCCCTTTTTGTGGTGCAGGACATGCAACCCGGTGAAGCATTCACCCCACAAAACCTGCGCTCAATCCGTCCGGCAAACGGCATGCACCCGCGCCACTACGAAACTGTGCTAGGCAAGGTGGCTGCCTGTGCGATTCGTGCGGGGACTCCACTGAGCGCTGAGCTGATTGAATCGGCATCCACACATTCAGAGCTTACACGCTGACGGCCATACGGAAGTTGACTTCAATTCGCAGAACTTGACGTGATCGACCACACGCATTGAGTTCCGGGATGGAATCCGATCTCCAGCGCTATTTACATGAGCATATTCCGCTCTCCCGAATGATGGAAGTGACCGTCGTGAAAGCCAATCCCACCGGCGTTCAGCTCTCCGCTCCCATCGCACCCAACATCAATCACCGGGATTCGGTCTTTGGTGGCAGCCTGTCAGCCTTGGCCATCCTAAGTGCATGGAGCTACCTTCACATGCGCCTGACGCAGGAATCCATAGCCTGTCGTCTGGTGATCCAGCACAACTCCATGCACTACAACGAACCGGGGCTGGGCACCTTTGAAGCTACGGTGGATGCGATTGCCGATGGACAGTGGCTGCGCTTTAGCCGCACACTTCATCGCATGGGAAAAGCCCGCATCACCCTGCATGCTGCACTCACCGGGCATGGAAGGCACCTCGGTTCATTTGAAGGACAGTTTGTTGCCATCCGCCAGCAGTCATAAGCGGATTCAGAATCGTTTCTACACGATCTCGTAGAAAATT of the Puniceicoccaceae bacterium genome contains:
- the ilvB gene encoding biosynthetic-type acetolactate synthase large subunit, whose amino-acid sequence is MKISGAAIIIKLLEIHGIERIAGIPGGANLPMYHALAANRSIRHILARHEQGAGFIAQGQARSTGKVGVFFATSGPGATNALTAVADARLDSVPIICITGQVPQALIGTDAFQEIDTYGLSVPITKHNYLVRSARELLEVIPEAFRIAAEGRPGPVWIDVPKDVQNEIIEVDVWPEPQPPHQPDPIAPELLERAANCILHAQKPILYIGGGAVHSGAHAEIGELVDRLHLPTTSSLMGLGVLPTDHARFIGMLGMHAARYTNLLLDECDCLIALGVRFDDRATGKIEAFCPHAKVVHIDIDRSEIGKLRQPEISITADLKQALDALLPLLPERKRVEWLQRVESLKEQHPLEWEDVDRACSPYGPFVQTAKALSATADVFITTDVGQHQMRAAQCFPFNRARQWLTSGGLGTMGFGLPAAIGVALEHPDATVVCFTGDGSLLMNIQELALIAEEDLNLKVVLCNNQSLGLVYQQQQLFYQQRLIASTFPTSTDFVMIARGFGVEAFDLGQAEEPELLLQELLRRRGGCLINIPTELDAHVFPMVPPGGSNREMVDAASLAAQGKEAIA
- the pseI gene encoding pseudaminic acid synthase, whose protein sequence is MIIAELSANHAQDERRAHQWIDAAAEAGADAIKVQTYTPDTLTFCSNQPPFVIEDQALWSGRSLWDLYEEAHTPWQWQPELKAHAEERGLQFIASVFDFSSIEFWQKHQLQIYKIASAELIDLPLLKAVAATHQPIILSTGMASLDEIDEAVATLQRANSSIDLTLLKCSSAYPAPVESMNLAGIQTLRSRYDLTVGLSDHSMEHAIAVAAVGLGATVFEKHLKLPDGPPSPDDAFSLTPEEFREWTCLIRTALKALGSGELKPSESERSTLPFRRSLFVVQDMQPGEAFTPQNLRSIRPANGMHPRHYETVLGKVAACAIRAGTPLSAELIESASTHSELTR
- a CDS encoding YiiD C-terminal domain-containing protein, with product MESDLQRYLHEHIPLSRMMEVTVVKANPTGVQLSAPIAPNINHRDSVFGGSLSALAILSAWSYLHMRLTQESIACRLVIQHNSMHYNEPGLGTFEATVDAIADGQWLRFSRTLHRMGKARITLHAALTGHGRHLGSFEGQFVAIRQQS